In Numidum massiliense, a single genomic region encodes these proteins:
- a CDS encoding NUDIX hydrolase: protein MRKPYKIAAKAIIFKDDRVLVLRRTEEERTAKEHHGWDFPGGGLEANEPIMDALAREVKEETGLRVKVIAPAYIYDEIQAEKHLVVIKYVCHRPVGTLSLSAEHESAHWFAIDEVAASVLPEWMKEEIARAWHVFKHPPVRNTL, encoded by the coding sequence ATGAGGAAACCTTATAAAATTGCGGCGAAGGCAATTATTTTTAAGGATGATCGCGTGTTAGTGTTGCGGCGGACAGAAGAGGAGCGAACGGCGAAGGAACATCACGGCTGGGATTTTCCCGGAGGCGGGCTGGAAGCGAACGAGCCGATCATGGATGCGTTGGCAAGAGAGGTGAAGGAAGAAACAGGGCTGCGCGTCAAAGTGATCGCTCCGGCGTACATTTACGACGAAATTCAAGCGGAAAAACATCTCGTCGTCATAAAGTACGTTTGTCACCGACCAGTCGGAACGCTCTCTTTGAGCGCTGAACACGAAAGCGCGCATTGGTTTGCGATCGACGAAGTGGCCGCAAGCGTATTGCCGGAATGGATGAAAGAGGAGATCGCTCGCGCTTGGCACGTGTTCAAACATCCTCCAGTGCGCAATACGTTGTGA
- a CDS encoding PaaI family thioesterase has translation MTYETLANEIRELNPEERAKIYALIQALKRSRVTPLAFVEAMINFDGEEDVDAEQQVFEHKMEVTDVLKNRYGMLHGGITATFIDTAMGATTFQMTGGANGAVTLNLAVNFLKPATVGWLTAKTEVIKKGGTIIVMETRVYDEQNEVIATANGTFYQLKHRPDHK, from the coding sequence GTGACGTACGAAACATTAGCAAATGAAATTAGAGAACTCAATCCGGAAGAGCGGGCGAAAATATATGCACTGATTCAAGCGTTAAAACGTTCGCGGGTGACGCCACTCGCTTTTGTCGAAGCGATGATCAATTTTGACGGGGAAGAAGATGTCGATGCAGAACAGCAAGTGTTTGAGCATAAAATGGAAGTGACCGACGTCTTAAAAAATCGTTACGGCATGTTGCACGGGGGAATTACAGCAACATTTATCGACACTGCCATGGGGGCGACGACGTTTCAGATGACTGGGGGAGCGAATGGCGCCGTCACACTTAACCTTGCGGTCAACTTTTTAAAACCGGCGACTGTCGGCTGGTTGACGGCGAAGACTGAAGTAATCAAAAAAGGCGGTACGATTATCGTTATGGAGACGCGCGTATACGACGAACAAAATGAAGTGATCGCTACCGCAAACGGTACGTTCTACCAACTGAAACACCGTCCCGATCACAAGTAA
- a CDS encoding right-handed parallel beta-helix repeat-containing protein, translating to MRHTRTVFIKRSFLISFCLVLIGLPFDSCLAETAAEPRNERTNSLQQLIDESLPHDTLTIPNGTYDGPLTIDKPLKLTATGRVVIRATNELPAVTIRGRDVTLERVQLTNREKTAPSALKVSGTGHVVQHVVIDTESIGVQLADAKLVTVKDVTVNGLTPENQLHKGNGIDLDNAHNNTIIDSQIARVQDGVYVEHSNDNIIMRNTITHSRYGVHLMFTSGTKLVQNDASENITGFMIMETEQATVGKNRAYNNKRHVHAQGMLLFETYDSNIANNDLVDNSVGLYFESGTDNRVAYNDIRQNFIALRVKDAKKNEIVANDFVANVVQGQGIGAADNAMRANYWDDAAVLDVAGDGKSAWRHAMDPYFLVVVQKHPAYQLLFQAPGMFFIQKLLRSPEERIFFDDAPRVKPNRGQVAEPTDSERSVILSLSTLLLGCATLFYLFGRK from the coding sequence ATGCGCCATACGCGTACCGTATTTATTAAACGTTCTTTCTTAATAAGTTTTTGTCTCGTGTTAATCGGGCTGCCCTTCGATTCGTGCCTAGCGGAAACAGCCGCCGAGCCGCGCAATGAACGCACAAATTCGTTGCAACAGTTAATCGACGAAAGTCTTCCGCACGATACGCTTACAATCCCGAACGGTACGTACGATGGACCGCTTACAATTGATAAGCCGCTCAAGTTGACGGCTACCGGTCGCGTTGTAATCCGTGCGACGAACGAGTTGCCAGCCGTGACGATTCGCGGGCGCGATGTCACACTAGAGCGCGTCCAACTGACGAATCGGGAGAAAACAGCGCCATCGGCATTAAAAGTAAGCGGCACCGGACACGTGGTGCAACATGTTGTGATTGACACCGAGTCAATCGGCGTACAACTCGCTGATGCGAAGCTCGTGACGGTGAAAGACGTTACCGTTAATGGATTGACCCCGGAGAATCAATTACATAAAGGAAACGGCATTGACTTAGACAATGCCCATAACAATACGATTATTGATTCGCAAATTGCGCGCGTCCAAGACGGCGTTTACGTCGAACACAGTAACGATAACATTATCATGAGGAATACGATCACCCATTCGCGTTACGGTGTGCACCTCATGTTTACGAGCGGTACGAAACTCGTGCAAAACGATGCGTCCGAAAACATTACCGGTTTCATGATTATGGAGACGGAGCAAGCAACCGTCGGTAAAAACCGCGCGTACAACAATAAGCGTCACGTGCACGCACAGGGTATGTTGCTGTTTGAAACGTACGACTCGAATATCGCGAACAACGATCTCGTGGACAACAGCGTCGGACTCTATTTCGAAAGTGGCACGGACAACCGCGTCGCCTACAACGACATTAGGCAAAACTTTATTGCCTTACGCGTAAAAGACGCGAAAAAGAATGAGATCGTGGCCAACGACTTCGTGGCGAACGTCGTACAGGGACAAGGGATTGGCGCTGCAGACAACGCCATGCGCGCCAACTATTGGGACGATGCCGCCGTGTTAGATGTGGCGGGAGACGGAAAGAGCGCCTGGAGGCACGCCATGGATCCGTACTTTTTAGTGGTCGTACAAAAACATCCCGCTTACCAATTACTGTTTCAAGCACCTGGCATGTTTTTTATCCAAAAACTGCTACGTAGTCCGGAAGAACGCATTTTTTTCGACGACGCGCCGCGGGTAAAACCGAACCGCGGGCAAGTAGCCGAACCGACTGACTCAGAGCGATCGGTCATTTTATCGCTCAGTACATTATTACTCGGATGCGCGACACTATTTTACTTATTTGGGAGGAAATAA
- a CDS encoding nitrous oxide reductase accessory protein NosL: MKRMTVGFAMLLVLSLLVVGCGNEPKVEPAAIDESADKCALCHMAVADGAHATQLTTKDGETLKFDDIGCMVHEWIPKNKDKELDAVFVRDYESKDWVLLDDAHFVYDASFKTPMAYGIYSFKNKDDAQKLIDKEGKGKLLTRDDLDNHSWKRNKEMMKQMKHDHGDKKDHESHGDDKDDGHGEDQDHDHNSHEDDAHGDHSDDKDKKEDGHN, encoded by the coding sequence ATGAAACGAATGACAGTTGGCTTTGCAATGTTACTAGTACTTTCACTGCTCGTCGTCGGTTGCGGGAACGAACCGAAGGTCGAACCAGCCGCGATCGACGAAAGCGCCGACAAATGCGCCCTCTGCCACATGGCAGTAGCTGACGGTGCCCACGCGACCCAATTGACGACGAAGGACGGAGAGACACTGAAGTTCGATGACATCGGGTGCATGGTGCACGAATGGATTCCGAAAAACAAGGATAAAGAACTGGACGCTGTCTTCGTGCGCGACTATGAATCGAAAGACTGGGTCCTGCTCGATGACGCTCACTTCGTGTACGACGCGTCGTTCAAAACACCGATGGCTTACGGCATCTACTCCTTTAAAAACAAAGACGACGCCCAAAAGCTGATCGACAAAGAGGGAAAAGGGAAGCTGCTCACGCGCGACGACTTGGATAACCACTCTTGGAAGCGCAACAAGGAAATGATGAAACAGATGAAGCACGACCACGGTGACAAGAAAGATCACGAAAGTCACGGGGATGACAAAGACGATGGACACGGCGAAGACCAAGACCATGACCATAACAGCCACGAGGATGACGCGCACGGTGACCACAGCGACGACAAGGACAAAAAAGAAGACGGGCATAACTAA
- a CDS encoding ABC transporter permease, with product MNFLTIFAQELRITLRQRASYTFLILFTLTVTLILLLQKNVAAMADYTNLTASTMNVLLYLLPLIAMIMGSFSIAQEKEDGQLTLLTTYPLATSVYVYGKYCGQYAAQLIVITFGFGAAGVVSSLFGSPPTVRSYVLLYCFALALCGLFLAIATLIGARSNTRWQSLMRAIATWFVLIIVWPALVIGVLGLLPYAYIQPALQLATLLNPAEMLRIALTALLGGGTVFGQPYDTLMYKLSGATGMLFTVAYAFVFAGTILALAVRTLERRRRYGS from the coding sequence ATGAACTTTTTGACAATTTTTGCTCAAGAATTGCGGATTACGTTACGGCAGCGCGCATCGTATACGTTTTTAATTTTGTTCACGCTCACCGTTACACTCATCCTGTTACTGCAAAAAAACGTCGCGGCAATGGCAGACTACACGAATTTAACCGCGAGTACGATGAACGTGCTGTTATATTTGTTGCCGCTCATCGCGATGATTATGGGTTCTTTTTCGATTGCGCAAGAAAAAGAGGATGGACAGCTAACACTGTTAACGACTTACCCCCTCGCGACGTCAGTCTATGTCTACGGAAAATATTGCGGCCAATATGCGGCACAACTCATCGTAATCACGTTCGGCTTTGGCGCCGCGGGCGTCGTCTCTTCCCTATTCGGTTCGCCGCCGACGGTTAGGTCGTACGTGCTTCTCTACTGTTTCGCTTTAGCGCTCTGCGGTCTGTTCCTCGCCATCGCCACCCTAATCGGCGCCCGGTCAAACACGCGTTGGCAGTCGCTCATGCGCGCCATCGCGACTTGGTTTGTCCTAATTATCGTCTGGCCGGCACTAGTCATCGGCGTGTTAGGCTTACTTCCTTATGCGTACATACAGCCGGCACTGCAATTAGCGACACTTCTCAACCCGGCGGAAATGTTGCGGATTGCCCTTACCGCTTTACTCGGAGGCGGCACTGTTTTCGGGCAACCGTACGACACGTTGATGTACAAGCTGTCGGGAGCGACCGGCATGTTGTTTACCGTGGCCTACGCCTTCGTTTTCGCTGGCACGATTTTAGCACTCGCGGTACGCACGTTAGAGAGGAGGCGTCGCTATGGCTCATGA
- a CDS encoding ABC transporter ATP-binding protein, which yields MAHDTVLSVQDVAKQYGQKRAVHPLSIDVARGRVVALCGGNGAGKSTLLKMIAGIVPPSQGTICVNDQTYRSARQAYTAAIGYMPDDFLFQQPLTVHEWLTFYAKLRYRDKKSRTAALTDALHTGGLHDKRQEKITNLSKGMRQRLLFAQAIVGNPALLLLDEPTNGLDPYWTSAFIDIVTSLKREQRTILFSTHQLDVAAETADIIFVMHEGKVVERIETGAVATEQLTLQLLQLNRELASPTSK from the coding sequence ATGGCTCATGACACCGTGTTATCCGTGCAGGATGTCGCTAAACAATACGGGCAGAAACGCGCGGTGCACCCGCTTTCCATCGACGTCGCCCGCGGGCGAGTCGTTGCACTGTGCGGGGGAAACGGCGCCGGCAAGAGTACACTATTAAAAATGATCGCCGGCATCGTCCCGCCGTCGCAAGGGACGATTTGCGTTAACGATCAGACGTACAGGAGTGCCCGCCAAGCGTATACGGCGGCGATCGGTTATATGCCCGACGATTTTCTCTTTCAACAACCGCTCACCGTGCACGAATGGTTAACGTTTTATGCCAAATTGCGCTACCGCGACAAAAAAAGCCGTACCGCTGCGCTAACGGACGCCTTGCACACGGGAGGCTTACACGATAAACGACAGGAAAAAATAACGAACTTGTCCAAAGGGATGCGACAACGGCTCCTGTTTGCACAAGCGATCGTCGGAAATCCCGCTTTGTTACTGCTCGACGAACCGACGAACGGACTCGACCCGTACTGGACGTCCGCCTTTATCGACATCGTCACCTCTCTCAAACGGGAACAGCGGACGATCCTCTTTTCAACGCACCAGCTCGACGTTGCCGCAGAAACGGCCGATATCATTTTTGTGATGCACGAAGGTAAGGTCGTCGAGCGCATAGAAACAGGGGCAGTAGCGACTGAACAGCTCACTTTACAACTATTGCAGCTCAACCGCGAACTCGCATCGCCCACGTCAAAGTAA